The genome window TATTTTCTGCATCGGTACTTCAAAAGAAAAGATGAACAATTTGTATACGCCCTTTATCGTAAGAACCTTATTTGTTTCTATAAACATCAGAaataaggtaaaataaaatacctattgaTAAATTAATTTGGCACGACAAGAAGCTGAGCTACTTATTTACTAAGTTAAGATAATCGGCTAATACTGGAGTAATTATAGTTAATTAACTAATAACTAAAACAATAATTCAATATAGCTATCGAACTACTCCTGGGCATATGATACCGAATTGGAAAAGGTGAAGAAGTAGGTACTGAGATTTATTTCTATGTGATTTCTCCATACTATCCTCAACTAACGTTTTGTAGATCATTTGTCGGCCATAGCGGCTGTTCTTTCTAAAGAGCTCAGCCAGTTgcgcaaaaaatataatagtgcACAGCAacttgcgcagacacaggtgccaGTCACTATTCCTTCGgtctcatagcccgataggacggcaatccgacaccaccggaaagagatcaaaGACAGGACttacattaacgtgctctcaaCTCTCAAACCTCAACCTGTTTcgtaaaagttttttaaaacacACACGCGATTTCCGACTACTAGACAAACCAAAAtcttgtttatttgcttcttaCGTGATTATAAACCTTGACACCTAATAGAAGTAGCAGTACaaaatttgtaataaatattaattacttgtACGCGAGCTATTTATAGAGTATTTGTGGTGTTATCATGTTTTTGTGGATGATGTGAATGcaaatactgtatttttttattacctgaATACCTAACTTATCCTAGGTCAttcatgtttaaaaatatatgatttttaTATCGAGAAGAATATATTTGTTCTTATATGTTAAACTGAATAATTTGTTCAATAAAACGCGCTAATTTACGTGTACCCCTCTATCAAGGAAAGCTatctataggctacttttttaccAGCATTCTTTCTTATCcacctatgtacctactctaATACATTAACATGCAAAGTCATCATATCTCAGTCATCAGTCATCATATATACATCACAATTATTACGTACACTAGCTTGCAGCAAAATGACTCAAAAAGGCCTTATTTAAACAGAAAACAAGACATATCATctcaaaacaacaataaaagcGCAAGCaagcaattaatttaatacaaaacaaaatctatTAATATCCTACCGTCGTAACACTAGTGGTATTTATCACAATAAGCGCCACAATCCATAGTTTAATGTAGAATGAGTGAATCATGCGCATGATCATTTGTATTCGAGTGACGAATGACGGTACAGCGTGGGATTTGAAATAGGAAGGGTCGGCCCACAGATGTAATGTGGTAACTTAATAATCCttacttttttaatattgtttttgttgtagACGAACTCTTTATAGTAAATGGACTACCTACCAATATAATCCCAAAgtcttacttatatttttttacagcaGATTGAGTGAACATTGATAAatagattttgataaattcttgTGTGGAAATGGCCTACATGGCTTAGatcttgaacaaaaaaaaatatttcgttcaAGGCGGCAGTTTCTGCTACAAGTACAAATACAAGTGCGGTGAACAATTAATTGTTACAATAATCTTTAACGTATAACCTGTtatctattaatattaaaacataagaaaatacaGAAGAATTGCCCATAAATCCACCGAATGAAGTAAAAATAGACTAACTTAGTCATAAAGAAGAAACAAGACCAAAACCAcgggtaataaaaataaaggtagATAAAAAATAGACGATCGACAATACAGAACAGAGTAACTTCGCAAACAATGCCTCATTTGCATTGTCAGAGCGTGTGGGTTACTAAAAACTTGAATAATCATTTAATATGACCTAAATACTTCAGTAATGTGAGTTAATATTGTAATAACGTGGGACATCGCGATTAATCAATCAGTAACGAATGCTTCCAGAAAAATCGATAGGATATCTATCGAATATTGTGACAAGCCTATTGCCATCCTTTGGTTTATTTAGAAGGACGGTAAAAGGCGAGTAGTTACTTTAAATTTAGAAGTGCCTTTTTAGATAACCACTATCTAATAAAAGCCAAAAAGGAATGTTTCAGATTAACTGAGttaatatttactatttattgtaAGGTAAAACTCTAgaaaagtaaacatatcatCGATATCTTCTCTGGtgctattttttcattttttaccaTGTGATTCGAGTATTACATAACTGTTGTCATGGCAAAATCAAGTCAGACCAGATGTATGTATCACCTCTacactttttttcttttaaatctaaaattaaTCTTTGCCTAAAATCTTAATCAACTACGTCTAATTTGTCATCGTGTTTGTCTTTCATTGGACTATTATAATGAGCGAATCCAATTTACATAACGCGCAAAACTAaataagtttattgaaaaaaagttaaaataaatcaatttgctTGGCACTCATATTATTTGAATTAGTCGCAGAATTTATTCCTCTACTAAAGAATTAAAACAAAGCAATAAGTGCAAATATGAGGCGGGACAAATTTTTGTTTAATCTATTCAAGAAATTCCCATGAGATAAGAATGTGAAGGACATGAGACCACATAATTGAACCTATTAAAGCAAACGCAGTCTTAGATAAGTTACCTATCAGACGAAGGAAGGTAGGCATATCAAAAGCGGTCCAAACGCTAGCATCGATAGATTTTAATAACCTATCTGTCTGTAGATTTGCTTACTAGCGATAGGAATTTGAGACTCATACTCAAAtggaataataatattgaaaaatattgaaatcaaccGTTAGTCGGTCGTTGGAGTAGCTACTTAAAATACCAATGCAAAATATACCCAGGATTTTGCTCTAGCACAACGTAaagaaaaactaaacaaaagtaTCTTGGATTattcaacaataaataattaacaatccataacataaacaaaattaatattctatACCTAACCTAAGTTACAACCTAACCTAACGtaaccttattttttttgtttccagaTAATCTTCTAGCAGTTAAAAGATTGCAATCATGGAGGAGGTCAAAAAGGAGATCAATTTGGACTCGATCCTCGAGAGCTTGGGTCCTTACGGCAGATATAACCTCTTGAACTTCGTGTTACTGCTGTTCCCTATTCTGCTGAGCAGCTTCTTCGAATGTGGCTTCATTTTTGAAGCCCAGGAATTGGCTTATAGGTGAGcctaatttgaaattttttgttatgcTTTCCTCTTGAGATATACTCGTATTGTAGGTTTATGTTGAATATCAATATTCCTTGATAGATTAGTAACTTAACTTTATGCGTCTCTATTGAAGAAGACTATGTTCTGCATTATGTGCTTAgctttttcctaactatttAGAGACTATTAAGGTAAATAGATGTTTAAATATCTTGTTCTACTTTATGTAAGTACCGAAGTTCCATGTGTGTCTGACTCTGGTTTTAAGAATCACATTGAGATGagagaatgttttttttaatgaataaaaattacatgCTTTATTAAAAGATTGAAAACAAACTAATAACCATGAAATAATatacagttttaataaaaaaccatATTCTCCAAATCACCTTCACAGACTTGTTGTGTAACACATTGCCTTCTGTGAAATACATTATTAGTATAATTTGGTTTCTCAGGACCTTTACGAATAACCTCATCTTGAGTCTCATTACCAGTCtatgttttgtaaattatactCGTAGACGTTTTACCATCATTACCATTACCACCTAAAAGCTTCTCCCAGCCATAATTTTCTTCATCAATTAAAGTATGTtttccgtggatgggtgaccatcttgtcatgatgagttcttccgtgtttcggaaggaaatataaattggtgggtcccggctgtcatttgaacacaaCTGAGACTCAGATGCGTCCGACTGCAAGCCAAGCCCAACAAAGTTTGGGAAAGCCTGGGCAGATGATGCAATTTTTTTCATCGTTTAATTGCAAAATCGTTTATATTAATACCTCTTCAATCTTATCAGCAATTAAAcatctgttattttttaaaactccaTTATACACTTGAACGTTAGACAAACAATATGAGTTTTGTGCAATCCTAATCGTTTGTCCTACATATTTTTGATCTGctagcacactgcagactaaacagtcggccgacagttgacccgatggttgtcattttttttttttttaagaacatcTTGTTTCCAGGCAAAGTtgtcagtcggtctgataccgactaaatacctaatttgtCATATCCGTACTAACATTCAccttcacactgatttatgatCCTAAACTATCGGCCGGCTAAAAGTTTGCTGTTTGCTCTTAATGTCATATAAATCggaatttttatatttgtgttttagttttaatgCCTATCGTTCAGAATTCTCAATGTTATTGTCTTCTACATTTATTTCTGTCTCTAAATTGATCAATTGCTTTACCGAAACTCTCTCATAATTGAAAGTTGATTGACCTAAactatttaaaagtatttaaagaGCACAATTTGACGTTCAGTTTCAATTCGCTCCGGTTAATGCTCTCAACGTGATTTACCAAAATAATACTGAAAGAGTTCTTTTTCCtcaaaagtttttgttaatgttctcctatttttaggtgcaaaataaatgttaattattgtGCTGTTTTGTTGATTAGGATTTTCCTTGTTTGATGAAACAACGGGAAATGAAATGAGTAGAATGATTTATTAGCTAAGTTCTGCTTATATAATAACTTACACGAGTTAAGTTTTTGTGAAGGAATTTGCTGGAAACCCCCTTTGACAGATTTatcataagtttttttattgtctttAAACCACAATTACTTCAGGCTACTACAATTACTTTGACAAATCGTTCTTTCCGTCGATTAGGATGATTCTTGTTTGATGAATACAATTcggtcgctccatgtaaaacctGTATGTACTCTGCATGTTTGTGCGCGATCATCTCACGTTTAACTGTACCGATTTGATGCGGCTGTCAACATAGTACCTAGAGGTATTTGTGGGACTTAAGAGACAGTTTAAGGTGTGTTGAAGTcggttttactttttataaaaaaagtttttaatgctTTTTCAACAGATGCGAAGTCGATGGCTGTGAGCTTCGCTTCAACGATACCTCCTGGATCGATTACGCAATACCAACTGACCATGTGCGGAATAAACCCGAGTCTTGCAGGATGTACATACCACTGAACTCCTCGGAATTCCAGTGCATGCCACACAACTTCGATCTGAACAGGACTATGGAATGTGACAGATATGTCTATGAGGATGAACATTCGCTTGTTAAAGAGGTGATCATTCTGATTCCTGATTTCTGATTCATTCTGATTCTGATTTGACATTCTGATTTGAAGTAGAAAAGTATTGTatgatattattgtattgtatggAGAACAAAAAGTATTAGATGCTAGAAAAAGTACAGCAGTTGATATTACAAGCAAaagtacaaatataaataacttagaGCAACTGGTAGTTTTTAAGAATGAAAAGTATTTAtatgtttgtaaaataaatcttaTCTATCACACTTTGTATGCTTATACCAGTTTCTCATGTAAACTGCTCAGTAAATTATTATGACTTTGGCCTAATTGGCTATCTCAAGTAAATGTAACTGCCAAATAATTTTCTATACCTTCGTTTGTTACTGCCtcaaaaatctgtatttttgtgGGCAACCCCTAGTCCAAATCTACAAGTAATTTACCAAAAAATACTCATAGATTTGCTACAAACTAATTGGCTttccataataataatttaattgtccGCAGTAATCGAAGTACGGCAGATGGACGGCACTGCGATAAATATGTAACACTATATGCTCTAAACATGCTACTTTATTTGTAGACTGTAGAACTATTTTCTTAGTTTCTTTATCTTTCAGTTTAACCTTGGCTGTCAGGAATGGAAGAGGGCTTTGGTTGGGACCATTCACAACTGTGGAATGTTTGTCGCCATGTTGTTCACTGGCGCCATTTCTGACAGGTTCGGAAGGAAAATGGCGGTTGGTTTCGCAGCATCTACCAGCTTTATATTTGGTTTCTCAAGAGCGTTTGCGCCAAACTATTTGGTTTATGTTGCGTTGCATTTCTTGGAGGCAGCGTTTGGTGGTGGATTGTATCCATCAGCTTATGTATTTAGTGAGTAATactttttttaacttaatattattttgctatAGTAAAACTGAGACCTACCAGGCAGGTACTAGTGTAGACAAGTTTATAACAGCGTTAGTCTAAATCAAATTCTGTTAGCCAAAGGACGCGAGCTACCTCCCAAGAGAATGGAAACTACAACTTCCTAAGTTAATTATCAATTTAGTTAAAGAGCAGTTCTAAAAACTTTCTGCCATACATCGTCGACTTTTACTAAGAATCCTAGATAAGCCTATGATAAATCCTTGAGTAATTACTATGATAGTTAACACAGATAATAAAACTAGTCATCAACTTATTTGTGATAATAAAATCGATAAGAgattaattataattgattgtGTATTTAATACGCATGTTATCTGTATACTAGTAATTATATCTGAGACAGATATTATTACAATACTAACACATGACATACACCATCTccgagataaaaataaattattttatgagtcATAAATAAATCCAAGACCTTAAAACAATTTAGGTAAACGCTTCATTAATCCGCTTTTATTTCTACTAAGTCCTTATACCAGTCATTAAAGCATGATCTTCTATATCGTTTACCTTAAACAGCAATTCTCACGACTGTGTCCATATTGATACTAATTTATTCCTTACAGTAATCGAGCTGGTTGGCCTCAAGCAGCGAGTCATAGTATCCGCCATGTGCAACATGACCTTTGTCATAGGCGTCGTGCTCATCGCCTTGCTGGCCTGGGTCATTGACAGCTGGCGTACCTACATCCTCATCTTATACTGCCCAGCTTTAATCGTGGTCATCTACATCTGGTTCATGAATGAAAGCGGCCGCTGGCTCCTCAGCAAAGGCAAAAGAGACAAAGCCGTCTCCGTCCTCAAAAAAGCTGCTAAAATCAACAATTTGGATCCTAGGAAACTCGAGCTGGACTCTTTAGGGGATCCTTTACTGAAGGTTGAAAGTCAAACGACGGATAAGAAGTCTCAGTTATCTAAAGCGATTCGTTCAAGTATAATATGGAAGAGGCTGATGATATGCTCGTTTTTGTGGATGACTTGTTCACTGGTGTACTATGGGTTGTCGATAAACTCCGTGTCTTTGAGCAGTAATCGTTACGTGAGCTTCATGCTGGTGACGCTGGTGGAAATCCCGGCGTATATCGTGGTTGTGATAGTTCTGGACAAGTATGGAAGGAAACAGACTCTGGTCGCCACTTACCTCACTTGTTCACTTATGAGTCTACTGTTTGCTTTCTTGCCAAGAAgtgagtatatttttatatgaatctAGTATTAACTAATACTTAGTGTAGTAACTGTGTTTGACTCTCTTATAGAATAAATAACTGACACTTCTTGTCTCTCAAAACactaagtacatacatacatatcgggtgtgtcgttcataatcacattaaatgaaatgcgttaatatactcattaaaatatgtcgattaacacaaagaaaaaagaaaaatacgtaaaaataaaaaaatgcatttttcaaacaaagtaaatagaataaaaatgtgcgaaaattagaacaccatgtaAATGTCAGtcactacaaacaactgaaatcctcccttgaaaactgacagctgtcaattgatCAAAACATtagatactcctaactttatctctgctttacacatgatgttgtaaattataaaaccgAAAAATGACtactgtggttaaaccactgcatggattaggttattttttttacaattcgccatagaatatcataaagtatatgcgataggatttaatgtgattgtgaacgacacaccctgtatatcaATGAGTAAGTAGCTTCTTCTATAGATAGAGAAATAGGTATATGGGAAAGTAGTACCA of Helicoverpa zea isolate HzStark_Cry1AcR chromosome 15, ilHelZeax1.1, whole genome shotgun sequence contains these proteins:
- the LOC124636868 gene encoding organic cation transporter protein-like produces the protein MEEVKKEINLDSILESLGPYGRYNLLNFVLLLFPILLSSFFECGFIFEAQELAYRCEVDGCELRFNDTSWIDYAIPTDHVRNKPESCRMYIPLNSSEFQCMPHNFDLNRTMECDRYVYEDEHSLVKEFNLGCQEWKRALVGTIHNCGMFVAMLFTGAISDRFGRKMAVGFAASTSFIFGFSRAFAPNYLVYVALHFLEAAFGGGLYPSAYVFIIELVGLKQRVIVSAMCNMTFVIGVVLIALLAWVIDSWRTYILILYCPALIVVIYIWFMNESGRWLLSKGKRDKAVSVLKKAAKINNLDPRKLELDSLGDPLLKVESQTTDKKSQLSKAIRSSIIWKRLMICSFLWMTCSLVYYGLSINSVSLSSNRYVSFMLVTLVEIPAYIVVVIVLDKYGRKQTLVATYLTCSLMSLLFAFLPRNDYWSIPLYLVGKWSVTLAYSSVYIYVSEVFPTNMRQTLISMCSMAGRIGSLIAPMTPLLSLYHKSMPTVIFAAMCLISSTLVLMLPETRNMRLPDTIEEAEALSRKRTKN